The following coding sequences are from one Epinephelus fuscoguttatus linkage group LG5, E.fuscoguttatus.final_Chr_v1 window:
- the LOC125888761 gene encoding uncharacterized protein LOC125888761 isoform X2 → MASCCNTRCFLKFPLQLLIVLTMTTHLADTETGAPVELKGEVGGNVTLQCPVDRERPLIFLYFQRGDIFVNGYHASKPLTNTWENTRVDRDMTMHMEDLNVSHSGSYQCHIRYHDGQINLNHTVFHLSVTANYSKPTLTVNCGSENHRFSCWATCASHGGYPGTKVTWTIPESQTRRDVNNTQIQDPHTMLVNSSSTAFFNCSNGKLTSLSCSVGGVTSEMFTVCTPKTTPETFSPYVITAAVCAVVVAIIIALVLWFKCKKGQRRAAAAATAVVAAAADVQRGNECQEELTVLNET, encoded by the exons ATG GCATCCTGTTGCAACACACGGTGTTTTCT AAAGTTTCCCCTCCAGCTGCTGATTGTTTTGACTATGACAACGCACTTGGCTGACACAG AAACTGGTGCTCCTGTTGAGCTCAAAGGGGAGGTTGGTGGGAATGTGACCCTTCAGTGCCCTGTTGACCGAGAAAGGCCAttaatatttttgtactttcaGCGGGGCGATATATTTGTGAATGGCTACCATGCATCAAAACCACTAACAAACACATGGGAGAACACCAGAGTGGATCGTGACATGACCATGCACATGGAAGATTTAAATGTTTCTCACAGTGGCAGCTATCAGTGTCATATCCGCTACCATGATGGTCAGATTAATTTGAACCATACAGTCTTCCATCTGAGTGTCACAG CAAACTACAGCAAACCCACACTAACGGTGAACTGTGGCAGTGAAAACCATCGCTTCAGTTGCTGGGCAACGTGTGCCTCACATGGCGGTTACCCAGGCACCAAGGTGACATGGACCATACCGGAAAGTCAGACACGGAGGGACGTGAACAACACTCAAATACAAGATCCACACACCATGCTGGTTAACAGCTCCAGCACCGCATTCTTCAACTGCTCCAACGGCAAGCTGACATCCCTCAGCTGCTCTGTGGGCGGCGTCACCTCCGAGATGTTCACAGTCT GTACACCAAAAACAACACCGGAAACGTTTAGTCCTTATGTGATAACAGCAGCCGTCTGTGCAGTGGTGGTGGCCATTATCATTGCACTGGTGCTCTGGTTCAAATGCAAGAAAGGACAGAGAA gagcagcagcagcagcaacagcagtagtagcagcagcagcagatgtgcAGCGAGGAAATGAATGTCAGGA GGAATTAACAGTCCTCAATGAAACTTAA
- the LOC125888761 gene encoding uncharacterized protein LOC125888761 isoform X1, translating into MASCCNTRCFLNRKFPLQLLIVLTMTTHLADTETGAPVELKGEVGGNVTLQCPVDRERPLIFLYFQRGDIFVNGYHASKPLTNTWENTRVDRDMTMHMEDLNVSHSGSYQCHIRYHDGQINLNHTVFHLSVTANYSKPTLTVNCGSENHRFSCWATCASHGGYPGTKVTWTIPESQTRRDVNNTQIQDPHTMLVNSSSTAFFNCSNGKLTSLSCSVGGVTSEMFTVCTPKTTPETFSPYVITAAVCAVVVAIIIALVLWFKCKKGQRRAAAAATAVVAAAADVQRGNECQEELTVLNET; encoded by the exons ATG GCATCCTGTTGCAACACACGGTGTTTTCT AAACAGAAAGTTTCCCCTCCAGCTGCTGATTGTTTTGACTATGACAACGCACTTGGCTGACACAG AAACTGGTGCTCCTGTTGAGCTCAAAGGGGAGGTTGGTGGGAATGTGACCCTTCAGTGCCCTGTTGACCGAGAAAGGCCAttaatatttttgtactttcaGCGGGGCGATATATTTGTGAATGGCTACCATGCATCAAAACCACTAACAAACACATGGGAGAACACCAGAGTGGATCGTGACATGACCATGCACATGGAAGATTTAAATGTTTCTCACAGTGGCAGCTATCAGTGTCATATCCGCTACCATGATGGTCAGATTAATTTGAACCATACAGTCTTCCATCTGAGTGTCACAG CAAACTACAGCAAACCCACACTAACGGTGAACTGTGGCAGTGAAAACCATCGCTTCAGTTGCTGGGCAACGTGTGCCTCACATGGCGGTTACCCAGGCACCAAGGTGACATGGACCATACCGGAAAGTCAGACACGGAGGGACGTGAACAACACTCAAATACAAGATCCACACACCATGCTGGTTAACAGCTCCAGCACCGCATTCTTCAACTGCTCCAACGGCAAGCTGACATCCCTCAGCTGCTCTGTGGGCGGCGTCACCTCCGAGATGTTCACAGTCT GTACACCAAAAACAACACCGGAAACGTTTAGTCCTTATGTGATAACAGCAGCCGTCTGTGCAGTGGTGGTGGCCATTATCATTGCACTGGTGCTCTGGTTCAAATGCAAGAAAGGACAGAGAA gagcagcagcagcagcaacagcagtagtagcagcagcagcagatgtgcAGCGAGGAAATGAATGTCAGGA GGAATTAACAGTCCTCAATGAAACTTAA